TGACCAGCTTCCCGCCGAGCACGGATTCGATCTGCCGCAGCGCGCTACTCAGCGCGGGCTGGCTAATGGCGAGCCGGTTGGCGGTGTCGGTAAAATGACGAAGTTTGGCCAGCGTCACAAAATACTGGATCTGTTTTAACGAGAGAGCGGGAAGTCGCTGCCAGGGTTCAGCCATGGGAATCAGGGGTTACCAGGTAAACGTTTGCCACAGGATAAACGTTTCTTATCGGCTGATAAATTAAATCATCTGGGCAAAGCGCTTTCCCCTGCCTAGAGTAGCCGCCAGACCCTCTTTTTCGGAATCCAGCCATGACCTCTGCTGATTTACGCCGCCGCGCGGTAAAAGCTGCCCTCGGCGAAGCTTCTTTCGACCTGCTCCTGACCAATGGCCGGGTTGTCGATATGGCAACGGGCGAAATCCGCGAAGCGGATGTCGGTCTCATCGGCACGCTTATCGCCAGCGTTCATCCTCGTGGTAGCCGCAAAGATGCCGCTCAGATCCACGATCTGGCCGGAAGCTACCTCAGCCCAGGCTTGATGGATACTCACGTACACGTTGAGAGCTCCCATCTGCCTCCCGCTCGCTATGCCGAAATCGTCGTAGCTCAGGGCACCACGACCATCTTCTGGGACCCGCACGAGCTGGCAAATGTGCTGGGTATCGAGGGCGTGCGTTATGCCGTAGACGCCAGCCGCAATTTGCCGCTGCGCGTGATCTGCGCGGCGCCGTCCAGCGTGCCTTCAACGCCAGGGCTGGAAATGTCTGGCGCAGATTTTGCCGGTAAAGAGATGGAAACCCTGCTCTCGTGGCCTGAGGTTGCGGGCGTAGCTGAAGTTATGGATATGCACGGCGTGCTTAACAGCAGTGAGAGAATGCTGGAAATTCTCAACGCCGGGCTGGAGAGCGGAAAACTGATTGAAGGCCATGCACGCGGCCTTAGCGGAGCAGGACTACAGGCCTACCTTGCCGCTGGCGTGACTTCCGACCATGAGCTCACCTCTGCGGCCGACGCGCTGGAAAAGCTACGTGCAGGGCTAACCCTCGAAATCCGTGGCTCCCACCCTTATCTGCTGCCTGAGATCGTTGAAGCTCTTAACGGCCTGCCGCATCTTTCCTCGCAGGTCACCGTCTGCACCGATGATGTGCCGCCGGATATGCTGCTGGCGAAAGGCGGTATTGTTGCCCTGCTTAACCTGCTTATTGAGCACGGTATGAAGGCTACGGACGCTTTGCGTCTGGCCACGCTGAATGCTTCACTGCGCCTGCAGCGCCCGGATCTCGGC
This region of Cedecea lapagei genomic DNA includes:
- a CDS encoding adenine deaminase: MTSADLRRRAVKAALGEASFDLLLTNGRVVDMATGEIREADVGLIGTLIASVHPRGSRKDAAQIHDLAGSYLSPGLMDTHVHVESSHLPPARYAEIVVAQGTTTIFWDPHELANVLGIEGVRYAVDASRNLPLRVICAAPSSVPSTPGLEMSGADFAGKEMETLLSWPEVAGVAEVMDMHGVLNSSERMLEILNAGLESGKLIEGHARGLSGAGLQAYLAAGVTSDHELTSAADALEKLRAGLTLEIRGSHPYLLPEIVEALNGLPHLSSQVTVCTDDVPPDMLLAKGGIVALLNLLIEHGMKATDALRLATLNASLRLQRPDLGLIAAGRTADLVVFDSLETLSAKTVYVAGKLVAERGKMLEPVASPSIVPPRDTVRLQQLSPNDFVLKVPVNNGRARLRHIKGARFTQWSEVEVEVRNGEVLLPEGFSLIWVQHRHGRHEAKPQLALLEGWGELRGAIATTYSHDSHNLVVLGRDPQDMALAANELIACGGGMALSQNGQMLAKVEMPIAGMLSDLPAAELAEQFAQLRELSNKVADWEPPYRVFKAIEGTCLACNAGPHLTDLGLTDGSTRQIVDPLIECHEHPADAHTTH